The Balaenoptera acutorostrata chromosome 11, mBalAcu1.1, whole genome shotgun sequence genome segment CCACTTCTCTATCGGCCATTCTAGATCTGGGATCTGGGATGGATGGAAAAGGAGTTACTGTATAGACTGACCAGAAGACCCAGCTCTTTTGAAGATTGGGGCACCCCATTCTCACCCCATCTACCCAGTAGCCACCATGTTTCAGGAACTACATTAGCCATAAAGCAGGCACAGAGGCAGCCAGCATGGACCTTAGCATCCAATGGGGAAGACGGCACttaagtaacaaaaataaaataaaataattacaataggTAAAGGGcttaaaaggagaagtaaaggaGCTAAGGGAACATGTAACAGGTCCTAGGGCTGAGCAGGAGTTAACCAAGTAGAGGTGAGGAGAGGAGAAAGCTTTCTAGGCagtgggaacagcatgtgcaaaggcccagtggCAGGAAAAAGCAAGTACAACAGAGGAACTGAATCAGGTTCTGTAATgatgggaagggaaagaggggcTCAAGATGAGactgaagagggagggagaagccagCTCAACTGAAACGGTGCTGCTCATTATAGCTGGTGCTGATCCTCTTCCATCAGAGGAACTCAACACATTACCCTTGATAACAAACTCATTTCACCGAGCACCGGTGGCCCAAAGTCAAATTACTGCTTTCTGAGAAGGAAACCAGAAATGCTTCCAAATTCAGCAAGCTTTGAGAGGCCCATACTGTGACCCTGGCAGCTGAAAACAGAAATCTTTTGCCCTTTGTCTTTTCCTGAATGCAAAAAACTGAACCCAAAGAGACAGTCTAGGCTCGTGTGGTCAGTTGGCTCCGTGAGGTGAGGGGCCACCTGTCAGCGCTTGTCAACTGAAGATAAGGCCCCCtaaaggaaacacaggagaaatgGGACATTTGGACATTTGGGATTAAGCAAGAGAACTGCTGTCTCCTGTCTCCTGACCTCACACTTAATGTCGGGGCCCTGACACACATTGCTCCCGGGCCTCTGAGTCACCGTATGGGAGCAGCGTGTGTCCTGGGACTCGTTAAGAGCCTTGGCAGGTGGAGACAGAGCACTAGGCCAGGAGGCAGTGAGAGGGTACGAGATGGCCAGGGTTAACTTCTCATTGCTgtcacttgccagctgtgtgacctaaggcgagttcttaacctctctgggccttgtcATCATCATCTGTCAAACCGAGTTTCTACATTACAGGGTTGTCATGATTCAAATAATGTGTGCAAAGcaccagaacagtgcctggtacacagagTGAGTGTGCAAGAAATGTTAACGACAACTACTACTGCTGCTATTACCACCACCGCCGCCGCtatatcaccatcaccatcaccatcaccctcATCATCCTACCAAGTACAGAACTGGCCTTACGAATAAGGGAATAACCCTTCGTCTTCCACAATCTCCAAAATGGAGTTAAAGATGCATTAAATACCCAAGAAGGAGAGATTTAGAAGCCCCCCCAAATACCGGGAGTGCTCCACTCTTGTTGACCATGGCTGTGCAGAGAATTCCTCAAGTCCCAAGGCTAAGGAACACATTGTAATTTTGTCCACCTCACCGGTACTCTGAACCTGGGCTCACTAAATCATCTGTTGATTGCTGTCTGGTGCCCTAATTGGTCTGACTCCAGGGAGAGGACGTGCTGATGTGCTGGTGAGAACATTCCAGGCCTTGTGGCAGTTACAGTttgatttaaattaataaataggcatctcatttatttgtttaaatccCATGGAAAAACAGCCCATTCCCTGGGGAATCTCCACAGAAATTCTGCCTTTACATCCACAAACGTATTTCGACCATTCTTTGGGGGGCTGCCCAGACCAGAGACGGcaataaaggaaaacataaagcaTTTGTATATGCTTCCCAAATGTACAGAACCCTTTCACgtgcattatttcatttgctcTGCCCCAATCCTATAAAGTATTACACTTCTCGTTTCTCAGGGGTTCGGTGAATGCTGCTTTTAAGGTTAACATGAATAGACAAAAGTTCTGgccttttaaaaagaagttgTTAGTGACATAATTGTAAGAGGGAGTGTTGGTTAGAATGAATTGTACAGAAGCTTTtatgaggtttttaaaaagctttttcttattaaataacTATAAAACCTCACCAAATAGCTCAAACTAACTTGGGAGAAGGCCAGTCATAATTAGTGGAAAACTTGAAatgcagaatatttttttaaatgtacttttaatATGTGAAGTCCATATAGTAAAAGGAACCCATAGTGGTAAAGCGCCTGTGTCTTTCACAAACAAACAAGACTCCGTGAATTAGGCTGGGGTcctaaaggaagggaaagagtccCACTGTGTGAGCTTGGAGGAGCCAGGTCTGCCTGCTGGGCCTCAATTCCTTCatctgaaaagaaaaagccaccaaGGGAAAGGACTGGATCACCTCCAGGTACCTCCCAGCTCTACACGACTCGTCTTTTCTAATTATGTTCACACAATTAATTTGCTTCACGAATTCCTACTTCATGGTGAACTTGGAGGAAATGTAACATATTCTAAATGAGCAGGGTTCAAATTAATGAGCTTTCACTGTCTTCCAGGCATATTTGGAGATGAAAacgaaaatagaaaaagaaatgagatctaGTTAGTGCTCTAACACAGAATAGTGGGTTCACAAGGTCGATTTCCTCTCCCAGGGCACATGTTTTACAGAAGCCTTAGAGAGAGAGTTCAGGTATTTcgcttttttttaaggaaaaaaaagcatgagTGAGTTGCCCATTTTTCTAACAGTGGGGAGTAAAAGGATGACTGCTGGGGTCTTTGAAGAGCACGAGACAGACACCCCCATGTGGAAGGACATAGGCTGTGGGAAAACCACCCAATTTTGCAGAACACTGGGACATTTCCAATTCCTCTTCCCAGGAAAAGATTATTCCAGTGTAGCTGCTTAGTGACAGGGTTAGGCAAAAGCAAGGTTTGATTCTTTACTGAGTGTTATAGAACTGtgccctccccaaattcatatgttgaagccctaactcccccCACCCAGTGTGACTATAATTGGAGACAAGGCTTTTAAGGAGataattaagtttaaatgaggtcatatgggtggggccctaatccaacaggattggtgcccttagaagaagaggaagagaccccAGAGATCTCTCTGAGAAGAGGCCACATGAGGACATAGCATGTAGGCGGCTGTCTGCATGGCAGGAAGAGAGATCTCACCAGACATCAACCTTGCCTGCACCTTAACCTTGGACTTCCagaactgagaaataaatgtctgttgtttaagccacccagtctgtggcatctTGTTATGGCTgtccaagcagactaatacacaTGCGGAAACATAATAACAGTACCAACCAAAACTGAGTGCCTGCTACTGTCAGGCATTGTGCTGCAGGTTCAGATGCATTCTCCCATTTAATTCTCCCACCAGTCATACAatggtaggtactattatcatttcatttcatatGAAGTATTGGTTTataaatttgttcattcattccttccctccttcattcACTTATTTGACAATCATGTGGCCAGcaccagtcattcattcattcaataaacatgtcCCAAGCACACTTGAAACTTTCTACAGAGCAAACCGCTTTGATTCCCAGAAGGCCTATTAAGGGCACCAAATGCATGGTCCACGTGGCCCGAGTGTGACCCTGAGACCACACACACTGAGTCTTGAGTGATCAACGTGCCTCTTCACATCCCTGTCTTCTTTGCTGCAACAGCCATTTAATACCTATTGTTTCGAACcatctcccttctttttcttctcctgccAATTATGCGCTGACCGCTTTTCAAACCTCAAAATTGAGGTTTGCACATAATCGCTCTGACAATTCCCGTAGTATTGGGGCCAAAACTGAGGGCATCTTAATGAGATGCATAATTGCTCAGCACAATGCATTTATTCACCAACCGTCCTGTAATTCAGCTCGGCAATTCACTTCCCGCCCATCTTCCCCTGATAATGCCTCCAGGTTTCCCTTCTCCAGCCTGAGACATTGAGCCCGAGCATTGTGTTTCTCCCGAGCCCCCATTCATCACGAGCCCCCATTCATCACGGTCATTTTGCTCATTTGCAATTTCCAGAATGGAGATCAATTGGGGCTAAAATGAAAGCATTGTTTCTTGAGAAATATCTCATGGCAGGAAAGGGAAGCTTTGAGAGGCTGGTGCTCCTCTCATATCCCAAAAGAAGATGAATGTAATTGAAATCAAATAGCCCTTTCCTGATTTCATCATGCATTTGCAGACAGGAGAGCTGGTCGGCCAACACCCAACATTTTCTACCAAGTGCACATGCATGCTTCATCCACCACAGGTGGCCTGGACCACGACTGTACATCAGCAACAAAATACTAATAACCAAATTAGGCTCAGCCCTCTACAGTTTACAAACGCTCTCGTCCGCTCACCATTCTCTTGAAAGAATCACCACTGTGATTCCTATTTTTAGAGGTGAAGGATCTGAGTCCTGGGAGTCTTCATGACTTGCTCCAGAACGCCCTTGTACGGTGGGAAGGCTGGGACTTGAACTTGGGATTTCTGGCTCTCAGCATTGTCTAAAGCAGCGGTCGCCCGTGGACCAAATCCAGCCGtgtccattcatttacatattgtcaacAGCTGCGTTCAGactacaagggcagagttgagtcACTGCAAGAGACCTAAAATTCTGACTGTCTGGAAAACGTTCGTGGACCTCTGGTCTAGAGCTTAAAGCACCAACTTAGTTTAGCACTTTGGAATGTTCAAGCAGAACGGGATGGTTTGGGATGCTTTTGGCTTGTAGTATGTGGGCAATCGTGGAGCGTGGGCACTGAAATATGTAGTCGGCTGACTCTGGCTATGGTTGGGTAGCTGGTGCTGCGGCCGTTGAGACACAATCACACaccctactatgtgcctggcatcaCTCTAAGCATTTTATGGCTTTATGATCACTTAGacctcacaacaaacctatgaggTATGTACTATGATTATCCCTACACTGACGgataggaaactgaagcacagagaggtcaagtaacttgcctaaggtcacccagCTTGTGACTGGCAGGACTGTCTGCTCTTAACCAGCATGATCTGCTCCCCTCTCTGGGCTAGATGTTCAAGTTTAGCCTCATCTCAGTCGTGTATTAAGAGCTTGCCTTTGGAGCTTCCTTCTCTTGGCATCTACAACACGGGAGATGATACCTACCCTGCCGACCATCAAAGAATTGTGAGTTTCAGTGAAGCTAGCCCCTGTGAAGGTACTTAGAGAACACGGGAAGTATTATATAACTGTGAAGGAAAATCGTGACAAATACAACACAAACTCCCAATATGTATtcagttcttcttcttttttttttaatatattgactaAACACTGTGGTAGTAACTCCCACCTATGGGAACCCATCAACACAAATGTGCTCTGATGTGAATTTCAGGTGGTATGTATGGTCATAAAAGAGACGCTTACAAACGTAAGGATCTGGGCTCTACCTGCTTGGCCTGTCGCTGAAGGGCCATGAGCCACGATGAGCCAGTGCCTTGGCCAATCAGGGTTGCTGGTTCACAACTTAGATTTACTGGGTATTTTCATGGTACCTCACTTTATGCTCAAAACAATCTCTGAAGAAGGCAGCATCACAGCACCTTCATCATCACTACTGCCACTTTTCACACTCACACTACTGCTGCTAGATTCTGCTCTCCTGACATCAGCATCTCCCAGGCTTCCCTCGGACCCTGGACATAGGTGGGAGCttgttagtttcctgttgctgctgtaacaatcACCACAAAAccagtggcttaagacaacaccaatgtattctcttacagttctggaggtcataGGTCCTAGAGTTAAGGTGTTGACAGTTTTTTCcagaggctctaagggagaatccattctcgtgcctttcccagcttctggaggccacATGCATTCCTTGGCTCGGAGCCCCATCCTCACAGCACCTGGACCTCTGCTTCTATCAGCATCCCATCTCCATCTGCCACTCTGTCTCTGATCCTCTTACCACCCTTGTGATTACCCTGGACTCACCCAGCTAATCTAGGATAATTTTCCCATCCGAAAATCCTTCACTTAACCACACCAGCAAAGTCCCTTCTGCCCTGTAAGGTAACACAgccacaggttccagggattgggATGTGGACGTCTTTTGTGGGgccattctgcctaccacagtttAGGAAGCGAGTGACTACAGACCTTGGGTTTTAAATAACCCTGGGTCAAGGGCAAGGGCAAGGACAGTACCAGAGAGGAAGACAGATGTCTGCTCTGGTTCACGTAAGTGGGTGTAGCAGCTCCTGCTGCGCACTTCACCTCTGAGTCAGGCTTGGCTTTTATTCCCCAAATGGATCCTTTCCCTAGGCCTTGAGTAAGGTGCCCCCAAACTGGTGGCTGTGGTCTGTGGGGTTCCCCAGGATCCTACTGCATAAAGCTTGAGATCAGAAGCACCACCACCTCCCAAGGTTTGCAGTGGGTTTGGACATTGCTATTTCGCAAGTTCAATTGGAACAACGGGCAACCGATAAAGATAAGCAGGGGTTCTTAGGCTCAGGAAAGACTGTACCTTGTGCATTAATCAGATAACAAATGGCAGCAATTGCCAGGGGCTGTTTTTGGCCAGGCTTTATCTCAACAAGATACTTATCATTCCTTCCCCTCGGATTGAGTTATGCCCTAAAATCCTGGGGAAGGAGACTCAATTATCAATTGCAATTGACCCTCCTTCTCCTGCCTCCTAGTTTTTATTTCAAAGCGTTCTAGGCCTGAAtcccaataatttttttctttttagcaaaaaagaaaatcactgtgTTATATGCTGTTCTCCGATAAGACAACAATGAACAAACCAACCCACAGAAGAAGCTCATTTTGCCACTTGCTCAAGAAAAACGACACTTTACTctgagtgaaaaacaaaaacagtaataataatacattaaaaaaaaaagaatttcagttcCTCTCGATGCTCCTCATTAAGAAAGGGGTtggtaaattatttcttttgtacTGATCACTCAGGATCTCAGTCCTGAAAAGAGCCATGAATCAGCCCAAGAAGGTTAAAGGCATGGTGGAAGAGCAGGCTATTGATTAACAAGAGGTCTGGGTTACGTGTGGATTTCTATTTCTCATTCAACCCCTTTCCCTCATGACCGTGAATAATTGGGTATCAGCCGCCTCTGAACTCCTGTAGTATCTGCCAATTCCTTTCAAAAGTCACATTTCTTTTCAGGCACCAGCTCGTCTatcctgtaaaatgagggaaaacCTACTGAGAGCCAAGGCCCAGAGGCTAAACTGAGATTAACCATCCTATGAATGAGAGAGACCCAACGTAGCACGTGGGAGAAAGCGGGGGTACCATTTGTGAGCCAGTCTATGTGGTGACAAAATACGTTTGAGGGACAGGTCCCAAGACAGCCTTCTCATTTCTAAATGTCATGCTAGCATGCAACTTCCCTACCAAATGAGATGAAATTTTCAAATGGCTCCACCAGTCCTAGAATGAAGGTTCTTTGGGAATGATGATTACAGAATTACAAAGCTGCTGTGCTGAGGGGATGGCTGGGCTAACTTGTGAGCTGAGGGACTGGCTTCCTCTGATTCAAATTTGTTCCTCTGAAAGATTACACGTGTCCCTTGTTAACGGACTTCCAGGCTGCTCTTGAAAAGTCGAACCCAGAATGTTCCATCTGCAAAAACCACTGGCTTAGTGTGAGTCTACCTACTTCTTTACTCTTAGTGATCAAGGGGTTTGGGGATGAGTTAACCCTTGCCTATAATTCCCTCTGCCAACTACTGCCATGGTCTGTGCCAGGCTGTGGAACCAACTGACACAACAGAAGCCCAGTGGATCTACCAATCAGTGTGGCCAACCCCTCCCCAAATGGGCAGCCCCCACCCTGGCCTTACCAAGCTGACTGTTTGCTTTCACTGGCTCTGTGCTTCCTGTTAATTAGTAAAGAGACCTGGAATCATCCTGATTCCTATTTGAACACTGATTCTTGGTCAGGGCTCTGGCAAGAGGACGGCAAGAGGATGGCAAGAGGCCGCCAAACAGTGTCTCCATTGGGCTCATAACACAGACCCGGGGGGATGAACGCAACAGGCCACTCCTGACAAGAAtgaatggagggcttccctggtggcgcagtggttaagaatccgcctgccaatgcaggggacacgggttcgagccctggtccgggaagatcccacatgccgcggagcaactaagccagtgcgccacaactactgagcctgcactctagagcccgcgagccacaactactgagcctgcatgccacaactactgaagcccgcgcgcctagagcccgtgctccacaacaagagaagccaccgcaacgagaagcccgtgcaccgcaacgaagagtagcccccgctcgccgcaactagagaaagcccatgcacagcaacgaagactcaactcagccaaagataaataaataaataaaataaatttattaaaaaaaaaaaaagaatgaatggaggAGACAATTACAGATGGTCACTGTGCCTAGGCAGGGAAGAACTCAAAGAAGCAATCTTCCAACTCTTAAACCCTCAGAAGCACTTCCTGTAACTTGCCTATTTCGGGTACCATCTCTGGCCTGAGCAATCTTGCTCCTGGTTTAAAGATGCTCTGTCTGACTCATGAGGGGTGAGTGAGTTTCTGAGAGAGACTGAGAAGCCAGGAGAGAAGTGGCCAGCACAGGAGGCCCCATCATCCTTGCTCCCCTTCACCGCATCCTGCCCGCTGGGACAGAAGGGGCCCCAGGACCAAGCAGCATCCTTCACCCAGGTGTGCCTGGAGCGCCGTGGTCACCACCTACCAAAGGCAGGCAGGAGCCAGCCCATTTACAAGTTCTCACGGGGAGCAGGGGGTTCCATCACTACTTTAAGGACCAATGAATTGAGAATCAAACGCGTTCGGGTCACCCATGTAGTCAACGAATCTCTACGCCAGCTGAGCTGGTGGAGGTGGCCTGGTCCCAAGAACAACAGGCTGAATTGTGGCTCTGCAACTCCTTGACCGGATCGGATGACCCTGCACGTGTTACTTTAAAAGCCAATaaggcctctctgtgcctcagtttccccatctgtaaaatggggactgCTGCATTTGAAAAGCAACAACAGGTTGCTTGAATGTGAGGAACTATAAATATCACTGGGCAAGAGAAGCTTCTCTTAAAAGTCAGTTACTAGAACCCGAACTGtgattacaattttttttgaaaagaacagTGGAAAGTTTTAAATATGCAAATGTaaaggtaaaaaaagaatatttactaaCATACTTGTCTCTGTGCCTCCAGctactgttctaggcacttgacACAAATCAACTCATTAAATCTTCATAACAAGCCAAAGAGGTAGGGACTGctgttctccccattttacagataaagaaactgaggtaccCTGAGATTAGGTAAATGACCCAAGGTTACTCTGCCAGCAAGtatggatttgaacccaggaagccTGATTCCAAGAACCCCAGTTTTAACTGCTATACTATGTGGCCTCTTcagctaaaattaaataaattattttccactCTGAGATACTTCACCAAGATCACACTGCTAGTAAGCAGAAAGAGGCAGAAATTTAAACTTAGGACTTTGGGCTCTGAATTCCATTCTCTTCCCGTTAAACTCCATTGCTTGAGATCTGCTGCGCCTGGCATTTAGAGGCAGTGGGGGGGTGGTGGaattggggttgggggaggggagagggtgacACCTCAAAATGTCATTTGGAGGTAAAGGCTGAAGTGGGGTAGGGGAGCACAGAGGGTCTACCTTGGGTGCCTCCTTCCTGTTTCCTGACAACGTGAGGTCAGGAACAGCCCAAACCGTGAGGAGAACAAACTCAGACTGCGGCCACCCAAGGGAGCTCAGCTCCTCACCCAGCAAATCCCCTTCACCCCAGGAACTCAGCACCCAGAAAGGACGAGGCCTTTTAAAGGCATCACAGTGGCCTTCGCTTCCAGGGTCCCCATTCAAAGTCACGTTTTCTTCTCCAAGTTGAGCCAGTTATGAACATTCAGCGCATCCAGGGGACCCGAGAGGCTGCCATCCATCTAGCCCACCACGGGACTCCAGCTCCCTGCCCCCGACAAGCACCCCgtgcagcataaacacagcatgTGTTTTCTAAGTTTCCAGAAAGCAATAGCGTGCCAGGCTCCACGAAAGGTAGGGACCTCTTCTTGGCCTCTGTCTCTGAAATCCATGCAGACTCTGTACCCCCTGTCCTTGGTCATCTAATACATGGACAGCTGCTTCTAGGAGCCCCCAGGGAGTGGACTCTTCTCTCAGGAGCCCTCTCCAGTTAACACTGCTGCAGACCACCTGGGAccctgttaaaatgcaggtttccATTCAGCAGGCTGGGGTGGGAGCCaaggcatttctaacaagctcctaaGTGATGCCATGGCTGCTGGTCTCCGGACCTGTCTTTGAGTAGGAAAAAGCCAGAgcaagtggttctcaaactgggctgcacactggaatcaactgggagcttttaaaaaagtaCCGAcacccccagaaattctgatttagtgGGTTGAATGTGTGGATGTTTTAAATTTGCTTCTGAAGTGCAGCCAAAACAGAGACCCTCTGCTCTAGAAGATGGAGTTCCCTTTTAACAGGTAGAAGATGAGCCAGCTACGTGGAGCCCTGCCTTCCAAGTGATCTGAACTTCAGCTTGCTCACGTGTCCCCAGGATCATTTCCTCCTTTCTGGCTTTTGTGCCTGAATAACAATAACAGCGAACAGCGAACACCTCTGTCAGCCTCATTCTGTGGATTCAAATTCAATCCTCACAAGCGCCCTATGAGGTAGATGCTAGTatgtattatcctcattttacaggtgaaaaacctgaggcacagagaaggtaagCAGCTTCCCCAAGTCACAGCTGGCAGGCGGTGGCTCTGGGGTTCCAGCTGGTTCTAAGGCCCGTGCTCTTAACCACGGCTAGGGAGGGCCTCAGACATGCCCCTTTCTCTCAGAACTTTTCCCCAAATACTGGGACAGGATGTGAGGCCTGGATCCAAGCAAGCAGTGAGCTGGCCGAGCTCTCCATAGCCAAGCCCTGCACTGGCGAGACGCCATTACAGCCGTGGGCGTATCTGTGGACATCCCGTAGGGCGTGGGCTGGAGATGGAACAGGCGGGCAGAGCAGTTTCTCCAAGAGTCCAAATGACTGCCAGAACTGTATGCTGGCCATTTCGTGGCTTTCAACCCCTGACAGAAGACAAAGGGGAGGAAACATTGCAACAGGCCATTGTAGGCAGCAGCGGAGTCGGCCTGGGCGTCCCACCCCTGTGGCCTGTTCCAGCTTCCTTCCAGAGCAGCTCTGCACCTGCCAAGGCTGGAGCAGGGCCAACCTGGCGGTGTCCTCTGGCGTGGTCATGTAGACTATCAGCTGGAGACACTGGAGCTGCAGACCTTTCTAGAAGTCAGGAGCTACGGTCAAACCGGTTTTCACGCATCCCTGGGCTGCCGGTCCTCACCAGAGGGGCATGGATGGGGTGCCCGCCCAGGAGGGACGGTGCTCCAGTCCCTTGAGAGTCAGGACATCCTCTCCCCTTAGCTGGTGTTTATGCAGGGGAGGGCAGGACCAGATGGTCCTCTGTGTGTCACCTCCCCTGTGTCTTTGCTCAATCGGGGTGACAAAGGCTACACAAACACAGGAGCACATACTCCCACGTGCACATGCCTCGTCTAACTTCCTGGTCCATCTACGCTCCTCCAGCATCGAGTACCAAACTCAAATAGAACTTTGTTTTGTGATGGTCAGTTTACTGGCCTGAGTTGCCCACTACAGTATGAACTAATAGAGGGTAAGGACTTCCTTGTCTTAAGTGCCCCAGCATCCAGCACAGCGCCATACACACAGCAGGTGTCACTGGTTGCACTgcaccacccctcccctgcccaatccatatgttgaaaaccTAGCCCCGGTACCTCAGAAGGTGACCTTATCTGGAAAGAGGGTCACTAtatatgtaattagttaagatgaactCCTATTACAGCAGGTGGGTCCTGATCCACTACGTTTGgagtccttataaaagagagatttggacacagacacacacacacacagggagaacgtcatatgaaaacaaaggcagagactggggtgatACTTCTACGAACAAGGAAAGCCGAAGATCAGCAGTGACCTGCCAGAAGCTAGATAAGGGGCATGTAACAGATTCTTCCTCGGGctcccagaaggaaccaaccctgccagcaccttgatctcggacCCGCAGCTTCCAGAAATGGGAAATGATACATTTTCGTGGTTTAAGCCGCCTagtttgtggtcctttgttaACGGCAGCCATAGGAAATGAATACGGTAGGTATATaataagggagggaaggaaagatggCATCCAGGAATTTCAGTTCCATTTCATTCAATGCATTTTTACTGGGTTCCTACTTGTGCCACCTGCTctggaagaaggagggaaggagggaggaggggagggaaggaggaaacagGGCTGAATGTGGGCTGTGTACTGAGGAAGGGCGAGGTCTGGATTCAGCAGTCccctccctgaccctccccccATTCCTTCTGAGTCCGGGACTCACTTTCTCCAGTTCTTTCAAGCATCCCGTTCCCTGTGCCTGTTCTCTCCACGCTCCCCACACTGTCACACGCCCGTCTCAAGACAGAATCTTATGAAACCGAAGCTGAGCAGTTAGGACAGCGCCGTGATGCTGAGCAACTTCCTGGGCCGTCGCTACCGCGAGCTGGCTGGAAACTGGACACCCACGGTGGGCGTGTGGGGCGCCATGGGCCCCGTGGGACTGGTGTGGGCCACCGGCTGGCGGCTAATTCTGGACTGGGTGCCCTACAACAGTGGCAAGTTTAAGAAGGACAATTAATTAAACCGACGCCCCTCAGACCCCTCTGGAATCTGGTGGTGCTGCCTACTTCCATCCACATCCGAAACAGCCCACGCTCTTGGGATGGACCTCGAGGAAATACACAGTTAGACCTTCTATGCTTGTGAAAACAGCTTCGGTGTGTGAATGCACACAGCATTAAACCTCTCTCtgaaaaactaacaaacaaaacctaagttGAGGTGTAAATGACCAGCATCTATCTAAGTGTCAGCCCTTCCATGGTCCTTGCACTTGGACTTTTGGAAGGATGTTTTCTAGGAGAAACATCAGGCCTCAGCCTGGAGTGGAGACGTCCTCTTCAGACCAAGGACCTACTGGGCCCCAGCAAGCCTCCCGCCTTGATGGTTGGCTGCCTCGGCGTCTCTGGGGGCATGAAGCCCTGGTCGCCTCCTCAGCATGATCTCCACACACCGGGCTTGCTCAAGGCCCAGGGACAGGCGATTCGCTCAGTGCCAAGCACCTACTGAGCTCCTTTTCTGTGGCTGGCAGGAATAGCCACAGGGGACCAAGATGAATGACGCAGCCCTTGCCCTCAAGAGGCTCAAAGCCTAGTGAGATCATTTCAAACACATAAGATAAGTGTCACGAACAAGGGAAAC includes the following:
- the LOC103007095 gene encoding cytochrome b-c1 complex subunit 10-like; translated protein: MLSNFLGRRYRELAGNWTPTVGVWGAMGPVGLVWATGWRLILDWVPYNSGKFKKDN